The following proteins come from a genomic window of Elgaria multicarinata webbii isolate HBS135686 ecotype San Diego chromosome 10, rElgMul1.1.pri, whole genome shotgun sequence:
- the HAND2 gene encoding heart- and neural crest derivatives-expressed protein 2, which yields MSLVGGFPHHPVVHHEGYPFAAAAAAAAAAAAASRCSHEENPYFHGWLISSHPSEMSPPDYSMALSYSPEYANGAPGLEHPHHYVGGVGPPGSGGGPPGLGGGGGGGPRPVKRRGTANRKERRRTQSINSAFAELRECIPNVPADTKLSKIKTLRLATSYIAYLMDLLAKDDANGEAEAFKAEIKKTDVKEDKRKKELNEILKSTVSSNDKKTKGRTGWPQHVWALELKQ from the exons ATGAGTCTGGTGGGGGGCTTCCCCCACCACCCGGTGGTCCACCATGAGGGCTACCCCTTcgccgcggccgccgccgccgccgccgcggccgccgccgccagccGCTGCAGCCACGAGGAGAACCCGTACTTCCACGGCTGGCTGATCAGCAGCCACCCCTCGGAGATGTCTCCGCCCGACTACAGCATGGCGCTCTCCTACAGCCCCGAGTACGCCAACGGGGCGCCGGGCCTGGAGCACCCCCACCACTACGTGGGCGGCGTGGGCCCCccgggcagcggcggcgggccGCCGGGcttggggggcggcggcggcggcgggccccGGCCGGTCAAGCGCCGCGGCACGGCCAACCGCAAGGAGCGGCGCAGGACTCAGAGCATCAACAGCGCCTTCGCCGAGCTGCGCGAGTGCATCCCCAACGTGCCGGCCGACACCAAGCTGTCCAAGATCAAGACGCTGCGCTTGGCCACCAGCTACATCGCCTACCTCATGGACCTGCTGGCCAAGGACGACGCCAACGGCGAGGCCGAGGCCTTCAAGGCCGAGATCAAGAAGACCGACGTCAAGGAGGACAAGCGCAAGAAGGAGCTG AACGAAATACTGAAAAGCACAGTTAGCAGCAATGACAAGAAAACCAAAGGCAGAACTGGCTGGCCGCAGCACGTGTGGGCTTTGGAGCTCAAGCAGTGA